The following are encoded together in the Microcaecilia unicolor chromosome 12, aMicUni1.1, whole genome shotgun sequence genome:
- the LOC115481488 gene encoding coiled-coil domain-containing protein 84-like, with protein MGVFYCQICRQTFFSGKSHSYEKKHQQRLKAVLGTYLKKVEAACKMINSAEVVKYNFIEHEQNIWCYCCQVEVKKHMSNGNLTVIYGGLLEHLASPEHRKETNKFWWENKADVKLKQRFLVLSEDYERFKLSVTTALENYEEMEDVHIKEVAAHIRKVEQSRLEMVQGILEPQSEIEDSERPSASGVPVNSGSGLTFDAEPEDPWAADVHVAPELDWMEAGQSLTFIGHQEPSVNGNVHSGATPPWLMQDDAEATESRLQEIGPSFEEFQKQQEKEKLRKLPPNRVGANFDHSSQTDEGWLPSFGRVWNNGRRWQSRHQFRRENDEKRAVRRKGGKYWKKGKKSRMDDLP; from the exons ATGGGTGTCTTTTATTGCCAAATCTGTAGGCAGACCTTTTTCTCTGGCAAAAGCCACAGCTATGAGAAGAAACATCAGCAGCGGTTGAAGGCGGTGCTGGGCACCTATCTGAAAAAG GTGGAAGCAGCTTGTAAAATGATTAACAGTGCAGAAGTTGTGAAGTATAATTTCATTGAGCATGAACAGAATATCTGGTGTTACTGCTGTCAGGTGGAGGTGAAGAAGCACATGAGCAATGGCAACCTGACTGTAATATATGGAGGGTTACTAGAGCACCTGGCCAG tcCTGAGCACAGAAAGGAAACCAACAAATTTTGGTGGGAAAACAAAGCAGATGTCAAATTAAAACAGAGATTTCTGGTTTTGTCTGAGGATTATGAAAG GTTCAAGCTGTCAGTCACCACAGCTTTAGAGAACTATGAAGAAATGGAGGATGTGCACATTAAAGAG GTGGCAGCCCATATCCGGAAGGTGGAGCAGAGTAGGCTTGAAATGGTGCAGGGCATTTTGGAG CCACAGTCAGAGATCGAAGACAGTGAAAGACCTTCTGCAAGTGGAGTCCCAGTAAACTCAGGAAG TGGCTTAACTTTTGATGCAGAACCAGAAGACCCTTGGGCAGCTGATGTTCACGTAGCCCCAGAACTTGATTGGATGGAAGCTGGGCAGAGCTTGACCTTTATCGGTCACCAG GAACCATCTGTCAATGGAAATGTTCACTCAG GAGCAACCCCTCCTTGGTTAATGCAGGATGATGCTGAGGCGACTGAAAGCAGATTGCAAGAGATTGGCCCTTCTTTTGAGGAATTCCAAAAACAAC AAGAAAAGGAGAAACTAAGGAAACTACCCCCAAACCGAGTAGGTGCCAATTTTGATCACAGCTCTCAGACAGATGAAGGCTGGCTTCCTTCTTTTGGACGGGTGTGGAATAATGGCAGGAGGTGGCAGTCCAG